One window of the Trifolium pratense cultivar HEN17-A07 linkage group LG2, ARS_RC_1.1, whole genome shotgun sequence genome contains the following:
- the LOC123910279 gene encoding mitochondrial carnitine/acylcarnitine carrier-like protein: MGDVAKDLTAGTIGGAAQLIVGHPFDTIKVKLQSQPTPLPGQVPKYSGAIDAVKKTIAAEGPGGLYKGMGAPLATVAAFNAVLFTVRGQMETLLKSHPGDVLTINQQVVCGAAAGLSVSFLACPTELIKCRLQAQSALAGSGTATLAVKYGGPMDVARHVLRSEGGVKGLFKGLVPTMAREIPGNAAMFGVYEATKQLIAGGTDTSKLGRGSLMAAGGLAGASFWLMVYPTDVVKSVLQVDDYKNPKFSGSIDAFRRIKATEGVKGLYKGFGPAMFRSVPANAACFLAYEMTRSALG, encoded by the exons ATGGGAGATGTGGCTAAGGACCTTACTGCTGGGACTATTGGAGGGGCAGCACAGCTGATAGTCGGACACCCATTTGACACCATAAAGGTCAAGCTCCAAAGCCAGCCGACACCACTTCCTGGCCAAGTTCCGAAATATTCTGGTGCAATTGATGCTGTCAAGAAGACAATAGCAGCTGAAGGTCCAGGCGGCTTATACAAAGGTATGGGAGCCCCGCTTGCTACAGTAGCTGCCTTCAATGCTGTCTTGTTTACAGTTAGAGGCCAAATGGAAACATTGTTGAAGTCACATCCTGGTGATGTCCTTACAATAAATCAGCAGGTCGTTTGTGGAGCGGCAGCTGGACTTTCTGTTTCCTTTCTAGCTTGCCCTACTGAACTTATCAAATGCAG ATTACAAGCACAAAGTGCACTAGCTGGTTCAGGAACAGCAACATTGGCAGTGAAATATGGCGGTCCAATGGATGTGGCCAGGCATGTTCTCAGGTCAGAAGGTGGCGTAAAAGGTCTTTTCAAGGGCTTGGTTCCCACTATGGCGCGTGAAATACCTGGAAATGCTGCAATGTTTGGTGTATATGAAGCAACTAAGCAATTAATTGCCGGAGGCACCGATACGTCTAAACTTGGTAGAGGTTCTCTGATGGCTGCCGGAGGCTTGGCTGGTGCTTCTTTTTGGTTAATGGTTTATCCGACCGATGTTGTTAAGAGTGTGCTTCAAGTTGATGATTACAAAAATCCAAAGTTTTCTGGTTCAATTGATGCTTTCAGAAGGATAAAAGCTACCGAGGGAGTTAAAGGCCTGTATAAAGGTTTTGGTCCTGCAATGTTCAGAAGTGTTCCTGCCAATGCAGCATGCTTCTTGGCGTATGAGATGACGAGATCAGCTTTGGGATGA